The following nucleotide sequence is from Penaeus vannamei isolate JL-2024 chromosome 10, ASM4276789v1, whole genome shotgun sequence.
gtgtgtgtgtgtgtgtgtgtgtgtgtgtgtgtgtgtgtgtgtgtgtgtgtatgtacatatatatatatatatatatatatatatatatatatatatatatatatatatattatatatatagatatatatatatatatatatatatatatatatatatatatatatatataaaaatatatatatgtgtgtgtgtgtgtgtgtgtgtgtgtgtgtgtgtgtgtgtgtgtgtgtatgtatgtatgtatgtatgtatgtatgtatgtatgtatgtatgtatatatatatatatatatatatatatatatatatatatatatatatatatatatatatatatatatatatatatatatagtgtgtgtgtgtgtgtgtgtgtgtgtttgtatgtatgtatgtatgcatgtatgtatgtatgtatgtatgtatgtatgtatatatatatatatatatgtatatatatatatatatatatatatatatatatatatatatatatatatatatatatatatatatgtgtgtgtgtgtgtgtgtgtgtgtatttgtgtatatatatatatatatatatatatatatatatatatatatatatatatatatatatatatatatatatatatatatatatatataacattcttgTTACTCATTGATTGCTTAATAATGACTATTTTGtactgttcctcttccttcctcagacacacagATTCTTTCCATTTGATCTAATCTAATGTGTGCTATGCGCTGCAGTGGCAGTGATCCATGGTTCAAATCCCACCCCAATGgtggatggtaaccctggccattcctttAAACACATGCGTTAATTTATGAATATCCAGGCCACTCTAGAGAAGAGGCCCAGGCGAAGCTAGACTTCGCCTATCTAAGTAAACTGAAGTATACAACCTAGGTAACTTTATGCTTTTTGCATATATTTAGGGTACTTGCAAGCTATTATTACATCTTACTTTGTTAAAACAAAGCACATTATAGTTAAAttcagaaagaaaatacaaacgaCCCCAGTATCTTTCCTTTCTGAATTCAACTACAAAGTAACTATAAACAAAGCAGTTATAAGCATTGTCATAGTAAATGTGCCATGTATTTCAAACCCTACTGGAGTAGCGGGCACGCCACAAGCAGTGCTGCccacttttccgtagcagcatttctgccgttctcaAAAAATCAGATGATAAAGTAAATGGATAGAAGTAATAAAACTGGACCATGCACTatcataaatggatatatattacattacagtTACAGTGAATCGGATCAgagtctggtgattataagattccctacattactttcttgtttatacaACACAAAATGCACCAACATCTCATTTTAGAGAATGTATTTGATGTACAACAAGAAAATGTGACATTGAACCTGTCTCAGCTGTACAATACACTCCACAGGTTAAGAGGCCAAATGGTAGATATGCATATTCCTTTTATATCCTTCAAAGTCATTCTCAATATTTTTAATAAGAAGTGTGAGGTTCACAGAGGTACACATGAATATTTTATGAGGGGGAATATATTAAAACAATAACTgcattgttatattatatttatgacaTTCATATGCTTTACAAACAGAACAAAAGGAAGACAATTTCTGTGACTTTGTTTCACGAGCATTCTTCATGGTGTAGCTTTCAGAGTTGGTGAACTTGGCTGCGTATTCAGGGAGGACAATGGGTTCCTTTTGGGGACATCAGGAAGCGTGAGACCTAGAGTGAAATATAACATAGTGGTGATGAGTTATAAAATGGAATggcaaaaaatcaatatataactGATAACACATGCAGAACCTCTAAACTGATAAGTCACATTTTTGCTCTATTTTCTTACCAAAAATACTaaatattatttttgataatgaagatatttcaGTAAAACATGCTAAACTTTAACTGGAGTCACAGGTATTTTGATCACAATACagtaataatacttatcataAAGTCATATTAtggatgatcataattatgtcaataatgatggtaattgagAAAATTCTATTCCTTGGCTGGTTTTCACAAAAGGTCTTTGACTATTCTTTGTGATTTTGCCTATGATTTGTGCTGTGACACATCTCAAAGTTTACTGTGCTAATTAgaacatttacttattttttcattatactcTATGAGAGCTACCAATTCCAGTATTATGAAAATTACGTACTGCAATAAATCTTACATATATCATATCGATAATATCACACATTTCATAGATTCAATTGCAATTTGGACAACCATACGTTTGTTGCCATTACATCGGCTGTGAAGGCGTGAGGCGCCATTTGTAGTTTCAAACAaaaaatctgtgtatatatgtaggaaaTGGATCTGCTGACAGCTGACAATAAATCAGAATGAAGCTCCAAGTCTACTTTCTCATTACTGATGTGTAATCTTTCTTTGATTGAGTAAATTTTTATACGCCTCTCCACAAAAATGTCTTTGAGTCATTTTTTGTCTATGACTTGGTCAAATTTTAGATCTTTTGTAAATACTGCcccttgtaattattttcattattatgcatTATTAGTATATAATAAATGCTATCAGTAACATATACAGACattatgtgtgtgactgtatgaaTGTGTCTGActctgtgcgtgtgagtgtgagtgtgtgtgtgtgtgtgtgtgtgtgtgtgtgtgtgtgtgtgtgtgtgtgtgtgtgtgtgtgtgtgtgtgtgtgtgtgtgtgtgtgtgtgtgtgtgtgtgtgtgtgtgtgtgtgtgcatatgtgtgtgtgtgtgtgcatatgtgtgtgtgtgtgtgtgcatatgtgtgtgtgtgtgtgtgtgtgtgtgtgtgtgtgtgtgtgtgtgtgtgtgtgtgtgtgtgtgtgtgtgtgtgtgtgtgtgtgcatgcgtgcgtgtgtgtgtgcatgcacatgtgtgtgtgtgcatgcgcgtgtgtgtgtgtgtgcatgcgcgtgtgtgtgtgtgcatgcgcgtgtgtgtgtgtgtgtgcatgcgcgtgtgtgtgtgtgtgcatgcacgtgtgagtgtgtgcatgcgcgtgcgtgtgggtgcgttcATGTGTCTGTGGGCttgcatgcatgaatgtgtgtgcttgtgtgaccACGTGGGAGCATGTGCATgcaaatgtgtgagtgtgcatatgtgtgtgtgtgtgtgtgtgtgtgtgtgtgtgtgtgtgtgtgtgtgtgtgtgtgtgtgtctgtgtgtgtgtttgcatgcacatgtgtgtgtgtgcatgcgtgcgtgtgtgtgtgcatgcacgcgtgtgtgtgcatgcgtgtgtgtgtgtgcatgcgcgtgtgtgtgtgtgtgcatgcgcgtgtgtgtgcatgcgcgtgtgtgtgtgtgtgcatgcacgtgtgagtgtgtgcatgcgcgtgtgtgtgggtgcgtgcatgtgtctgtgggcttgcatgcatgtatgtgtgtgcttgtgtgagcatGTGGGAGCATGTGCatgcaactgtgtgtgtgtgtgtgtgtgtgtgtgtgtgtgtgtgtgtgtgtgtgtgtgtgtgtgtgtgtgtgtgtgtgtgtgtgtgtgtgtgtgtgggtgtgtgtgtatgtgtgtgtgtgtgtgtgtgtgtgtgtgtgtgtgtgtacatgtgtgtgtgtgtgtgtgtgtgtgtgtgtgtgtNNNNNNNNNNNNNNNNNNNNNNNNNNNNNNNNNNNNNNNNNNNNNNNNNNNNNNNNNNNNNNNNNNNNNNNNNNNNNNNNNNNNNNNNNNNNNNNNNNNNNNNNNNNNNNNNNNNNNNNNNNNNNNNNNNNNNNNNNNNNNNNNNNNNNNNNNNNNNNNNNNNNNNNNNNNNNNNNNNNNNNNNNNNNNNNNNNNNNNNNNNNNNNNNNNNNNNNNNNNNNNNNNNNNNNNNNNNNNNNNNNNNNNNNNNNNNNNNNNNNNNNNNNNNNNNNNNNNNNNNNNNNNNNNNNNNNNNNNNNNNNNNNNNNNNNNNNNNNNNNNNNNNNNNNNNNNNNNNNNNNNNNNNNNNNNNNNNNNNNNNNNNNNNNNNNNNNNNNNNNNNNNNNNNNNNNNNNNNNNNNNNNNNNNNNNNNNNNNNNNNNNNNNNNNNNNNNNNNNNNNNNNNNNNNNNNNNNNNNNNNNNNNNNNNNNNNNNNNNNNNNNNNNNNNNNNNNNNNNNNGATGTTAGTATACAAGTAGGACTATGCTTCTTTTCATGCCCTAACTTTCTTGATGATTTATTAATCTGAGCAGATATAAGGGAGGTGTCACAAAATGAGTCAAGCCAATAATAATCTAATCACCGCCGGGAATGGGCGATGGGAAGCCCACATACCGAAATAATTCATCTGCTTTGAATACAGGAACCACGATTTCGTCCGCGTGGGCACTGCACGGTGAAAGCAAAACACTACGTTTCCACTTCAAAATTTGCATGCTTTCTTATTAATGTGACTACTTATTAATGTGGGCGTTTATTTTTTTCAGACATGCATTAAAGACTACGCGGATGGCTTCGGGATATAACCACGTCGACTCGCATCGTTCTCACCAAGCCCGACCCAGAAAATTATTATGAGAAAATCTGCAACTACTTTACTGACATTCACTGCATTCTGCTTGTATAAAGGAATgctatcatattttatataaactGATTCTTCATATTGGTTGACGCAGAATCAAAGTACATAGAAAACCCGTCTGAATCTAATTCAGAACCTAGttttaaacattaaaaaagaTGTTAACCCAGTTGGAACTTCTCAGTGCGACAGGAGGGCTGACGGTGGAAGATGAAAATATGTCAGTCTCGCCTTTGGATGATCTTGCAGAGTATGCTATCAAACACACGGACTTTGAATACTTCGAGGCAGGGCTGTCCAATGACTCGTACTACGGCATTCCTCATAAACAGGATTCCGTCGAGTCCTTCCCAGCCTCCGCCGCCCCAACCACTGTCCTCACGGCGACCGTCTATGACCCCGCTTGCTATGACAATGCGATTGTACTCTATGACCATTATATGGAACCtcttgaagaagagaagaaaccttTTGTAGATGATATGAAGCCGCATGACTTTGAAAAGACGCTGTGCGACGAAGACGGTCAACCAATTTTAAATGAACTTGGGTTTGAGGACGATGCGTCGAGTAATGACTGCTTCTCAGGAAGTGCTTACAGCATTAGCACTGACGATTCTCAAGCCATTTCCTTTGACTTTGGAAGTGCAGCAGATTCGCTCAACCAAGATGTCGGCATCACTGAGGCGAAGCAACTTTCCACAGAGAAAAGTTGGGATGAaggtgagtgattttttttttttttttttcttttttttttgtaatcaagAATGGAAACCTTCGTATTGTTTTCTAGATTTGATGCTATGATGGTATTCTGACAATGTGAATACTGAACTTGATATATTCCCTTGCTGTACTATatcacacgtacatgtataagGAAGGTTAATTGTTAACTTTATAACAAAACAGTGAACACAAAAGGCAAGATTGGCCCTCTGCAGAGACGGGCGCTGGATGACATCTTCAGCGTCACAGACAAGCCTTCCAGAGGTCTCGTGCTCCATATTGCTTCAGAATTAGGACTGCATCATCTCACCGTCAAAAACTTTTTCTCCAATGCTAGAAGACGCTTGCGGCGTGCGGCAGCCAGGCTGAGTGACCCAGAGCGCACCAAGCGTGAAAATGAACGCAGAAAAGAAAAACGTCGCTTAGCGGCACTTGCCTCGGCCAGCACGGCGAATGTGGAAGGCAGAGGATCAGTCTCCCTCACCAACACCTCGAAGGCGCCGACGCCGCGGACGCCTCCAGCTGAGTCCCCGCCGCCTAAGGAAACTGTAGTGTCGCCTGAACGCCGAGCTCTGATGGAGAAGCTGGCAGACAAGGTCCAGAGGAGTGTAGCCCAGAGAACGTTGGCCGCTGATTTGGAACTTCTCCGCGGTGCGTCCTCTCACGGCCATACGAAGCAGTCGCAGAAAATATTTTCAGTTCCTCCTCCACAGGAGATTCTGATTCCGCCCCCAAGTGACCTGCTTTCCCACGCCTCCTCAGACATTTTGGCAGAGTCAGCCCGTGAACTACTAGGGCCTTCCGATGACTTTCTGCCCCAACCTCCCCACACTCTTGACACTGACCCCTCCTCAGCCTCAGCCCTCTTACAGTGCCAGAATGAACACTGGAATTTGTTCTGAATATCTAAGCACTCCATCTATATGTTtgcaggtgtttgtgtgtgttagtgtgcgtggcGATAGAGTAGCTGGAAGATACCTGGATTTCTTGAAATGTCTCTGAATCGTCTTCAATTTagtttcacccccacccccgacatGTTAGTGGCGGGCGATGCAGGCAAGTTCTCATGATTGCAATTACCTGCTAATTTTAAGAAGGTACTCATTTAGCAATCGACTGCCCTTCTCGAGTGCTGATGTCTTTATTTGCCGAGAGCCTGTGGGAGGGTGACGTGATCAGCGGTAACATGATGGCGGGTTGATACTAGACGGATGAAGTGGTGATGTGGCTGAGGAACTGCGGGCTAAAGGTAGAGCAAAGGCAGGGTGATGGtgtgggaaacgaggaggaaaggcAGGGTGATGATGTGGGAAACGAATGGCAGAACAGtgatgaaagggaagaatggTAGAGGGATGATGGCGTGTTGGAGGAATGGTGGGCTGATGGGgcggtagagggaaggaagaggaatggcgTGGCTCAGGGATGGCACGGCGAGGGCGAAGGAAAGCACGTGGAGCATTTATCatttaataaatacaaaaagacatacatgcatggacccacacgcatactcacatccacgcccacacgcatactcacatccacacccacacacacactcacatccacacccacacccacacgcacacgcacactcacatccacacccacacgcacactcaagccacacgcacacgcacactcacatccacacccacacgcccatccacacccacactcacatccacgctcacacgcatactcacacgcacactcaagccacacgcacacgcacactcaagccacacgcacacgcacactcaagccacacgcacacgcacactcaagccacacacacacgcacacgcacatccacacctatatatatatatatatatatatatatatatatatatatatatatatatatatacaaatatatacacacacacacacacacacacacacactcacacacaaacacacacacacacacatatatatatatatatatatatatatatatatatatatatatatatatatatacatatacatatatacatatatatatacatatatatatatatatatatatatatatatatatatatatatatatatatacacgcacacatgcatatatgtgtgtgtgtgtgtgtatgcatatatatatatatatatatatatatatatatatatatatatatatatatatatatatatatacacacacacacacacacacacacacacacacacacacacatacacacacacacacacacatatatatatatatatatatatatatatatatatatatagatagatagatagatagatagagagatagatatatttacacttatatacacacacacacacacacacacacacacacatacacacacacacacacacatatatatatatatatatatatatatatatatatatatatattatttatttatttatttattgcaaatatttatttatttatttatctgtatctctctctctctctctccatatatatatatatatatatatatatatatatatatatatacacacagatatatatatgcatatatatatatatatatatatatatatatatatatatatacacacacacatatatatgcatatatatatatatatatatatatatatatatatatatatatatatatatatatatatatgtatatgtttatagatgtatatgtttatatatgtatatgtatatgtatatgtatatatatatatatatatatatatatatatatatgtatatatatatatatgtatatatatatatatatatatatatatatatatatatatatatatatatatatatataaatgcatatgcacacacacacacacacacacacacacacacacacacacacacacacacacacacacacacacacacacacacacacacacatatatatatatatatatatattcttttttctcgtttgtaAATATCAAACTTTATATGTTTGATACCTTTATTATGCCATGTCGGTCATTATGTTGAGGACGAACTAGAGGTCTACTCATAGATGCAGCTAAACTTCTCAGTCACTTTTCTTCGTGTATCTTTTTCTTAAAAATGTGAAGACAAATATGTTTTTGTgataaagttgaaaaaaaaactgttttgttATACAATGATAACCGGTAGAATCTCGTCCTTGCTTGTGGCGATTTCGGCGGCGAATGAGAGACCTAACCGGGCGCGGGGCTCGAGCTCCTCTCTCAGCCGGACCGCCTTCGGAGGGTCCCCTCTCCCTCGCGTCGGTGGAGCCTCTCCATTGGCTGGTTCACTGGAGAGGGACGTCCAAATGGTTCCTATCTAGATGCTGAACCTGTCGGCGGGGTCGCATCTCCCGTCTTCTCTCAGGGGCTTCACCTAGTCACGTGTCTGCCGCGCGCTGTGGGGAAGGGACTCACGGAGGTTGGTCGAtgagaaggtggggaaagggagacaggtatAAGGCATGAGTAGGATGGTGAGTCACTtctcaaaaaacaaagaaagtttAATGGTGCTATTTCTATGCTAgtcatataaaataatatttaaaatgaaCTTCTTGTACCCATACAATGCGAAGAGAGCATTTCATGTGATGCTGTTTCAGGTGTAAGATCTCTTAGGATATAAGAAGTACGTGAAATTCATCATGTTTGCATTAACAGTACTGATGATGAATGACGATAAAATGTAATCTGTAATATGATAAcagctttaataataataatgatataataataatatgaagtccTTACATTACTCAGATTCCACGTAACCTCCATTTTGAACTGCACAAATCTGGTTGGTGGAAGCCTGAGGTAGTCACTCATGGCCGAGGGAAAAATGGATTCAAGTTTATTGTGAcgactatttatttattctgtattTTTGTAGCACTTGTAGGACGATTTGTTTTCGCTAAAGCACtcttcagaataataataataaaaaacaatgtaaATCTTGTTATTATTTCGATTCCAAACCAATAATGTGTTGAACAAATATTTGATAGTAGATATACagaaacgtatgtatatatatatatatatatatatatatatatatatatatatatatatatatatatatatatatatatatatatatatatatatatatacatatatatacacacataaacatatacatatatatacacatacatacttacacacacacacacgcacacacactcaaacacacacacacacaaacacacagacacacagacacagacacacacacacacacatatacatatacatatatatatatatatatatatatatatatatatatatatatatatgtatgtatatacacacagacatatatatatatatatacatatatatatatatatatatatatattcatatatatatatatatatatatatatatttcatatatatatatatatatatatatattcatatatatatatatatatatatatatatatatatatatatatatatatatatatatatatacatatatat
It contains:
- the LOC138863013 gene encoding uncharacterized protein is translated as MLTQLELLSATGGLTVEDENMSVSPLDDLAEYAIKHTDFEYFEAGLSNDSYYGIPHKQDSVESFPASAAPTTVLTATVYDPACYDNAIVLYDHYMEPLEEEKKPFVDDMKPHDFEKTLCDEDGQPILNELGFEDDASSNDCFSGSAYSISTDDSQAISFDFGSAADSLNQDVGITEAKQLSTEKSWDEVNTKGKIGPLQRRALDDIFSVTDKPSRGLVLHIASELGLHHLTVKNFFSNARRRLRRAAARLSDPERTKRENERRKEKRRLAALASASTANVEGRGSVSLTNTSKAPTPRTPPAESPPPKETVVSPERRALMEKLADKVQRSVAQRTLAADLELLRGASSHGHTKQSQKIFSVPPPQEILIPPPSDLLSHASSDILAESARELLGPSDDFLPQPPHTLDTDPSSASALLQCQNEHWNLF